A genomic segment from Acidimicrobiales bacterium encodes:
- a CDS encoding antitoxin MazE5: MPRTRISTTVDQELLQHARETGAGSNDAELIDAALAALLSHYRRVDTDERYTAAYRAHPPEEPDEWGDLSTFRDAASAT; encoded by the coding sequence ATGCCACGGACGAGGATCAGTACGACCGTCGATCAGGAGCTTCTGCAACACGCGCGCGAGACGGGTGCAGGCTCGAACGACGCCGAACTCATCGACGCGGCCCTCGCCGCCCTCCTTTCGCACTACCGCAGGGTCGACACCGACGAGCGCTACACGGCTGCCTACCGAGCGCATCCACCCGAGGAACCCGACGAGTGGGGTGACCTCTCGACGTTTCGAGACGCGGCCTCGGCGACATGA
- a CDS encoding type II toxin-antitoxin system PemK/MazF family toxin, whose product MTGTPRRGEVWWCEPPSVGRRPVVVLSRDVAIPRLRRALVAPCTTTIRGLPSEVLLEPGDDPVPRPCAVNLDSVESVSVAVLTDRLGSLTVRRLDEVCAALAVATDCS is encoded by the coding sequence ATGACCGGAACGCCACGCCGAGGCGAAGTGTGGTGGTGTGAGCCACCGTCCGTCGGGCGCCGTCCCGTCGTCGTGCTCAGCCGTGACGTGGCGATCCCGCGCCTTCGTCGAGCGCTCGTTGCGCCCTGCACGACCACGATCCGCGGGTTGCCCAGCGAGGTCCTGCTGGAGCCGGGCGACGACCCGGTCCCGCGACCGTGCGCCGTCAATCTCGACTCGGTCGAGTCCGTCTCCGTCGCGGTGCTGACCGACCGGCTCGGTTCACTCACCGTCCGCCGGCTGGATGAAGTGTGTGCCGCTCTCGCAGTTGCGACCGACTGCAGCTGA
- a CDS encoding amidohydrolase family protein, which produces MGFPDNIGIIDPGVGFPYTSVEEKKAAYQFMRPLYKDTDTIESMEFPAEYMFKNAPDVVAEGTDPIEWTIAEMDKWNVQVGVIGTDEQSVEAVRRHPGRFVQSHGLENTNHVMETVDGIRRAKDEHDIVSVGCFPCGMFPQVAIDDPKMYPVYATCVELDLPIFINAGIVGPRMPSSPQEVWRLDQVCYDFPELTIVTRHGCEPWEKLAMKLMLKWPGLHYCTSAFAPKHYPDEIVKFANTRGADKVMFTGYFPAGLSMERQFTEMAEYNPFKDEVWPKFLRGNAIRILKLDEKLGLEA; this is translated from the coding sequence ATGGGCTTTCCGGACAACATCGGCATAATCGACCCGGGGGTCGGATTCCCCTACACCAGCGTCGAGGAGAAGAAGGCTGCCTACCAGTTCATGCGGCCGCTCTACAAGGACACCGACACGATCGAGTCGATGGAGTTCCCCGCGGAGTACATGTTCAAGAACGCGCCCGATGTGGTGGCCGAAGGGACAGATCCGATCGAGTGGACCATCGCCGAGATGGACAAGTGGAACGTGCAGGTCGGCGTCATCGGTACCGACGAACAGAGCGTGGAGGCCGTACGTCGACATCCTGGCCGGTTCGTGCAATCGCACGGGCTGGAGAACACGAACCATGTGATGGAGACCGTCGACGGTATCCGGCGGGCAAAGGACGAACACGACATCGTCAGCGTGGGTTGCTTCCCTTGCGGGATGTTCCCGCAGGTCGCCATCGACGATCCGAAGATGTATCCGGTCTACGCGACATGTGTGGAGCTGGACCTCCCCATCTTCATCAACGCCGGCATCGTCGGGCCCCGGATGCCGAGTTCGCCACAGGAGGTCTGGCGCCTCGATCAGGTCTGCTACGACTTCCCCGAGCTCACCATCGTCACCCGCCACGGCTGTGAGCCGTGGGAGAAGCTGGCGATGAAGCTGATGCTCAAGTGGCCGGGCCTGCACTACTGCACGAGCGCGTTCGCCCCGAAGCACTATCCGGATGAGATCGTCAAGTTCGCCAACACTCGCGGCGCGGACAAGGTGATGTTCACCGGCTACTTCCCGGCCGGCCTGTCGATGGAGCGACAGTTCACCGAGATGGCCGAGTACAACCCGTTCAAGGACGAGGTGTGGCCGAAGTTCCTCCGAGGCAACGCGATTCGCATCCTCAAGCTCGACGAGAAGCTCGGCCTCGAGGCCTGA
- a CDS encoding PGPGW domain-containing protein, translated as MSATDGKRDSSRGLHHPLTWLELIASNLRRLVIFLLGVTVLGAGVAMLVLPGPGLIVAILGLAILATEFAWAERTLDRAKERTKKVTDQIDDSRSARGLLLLSAVALVGGGLVAVLLSESAGLGLSAIVAGTCAMAVLVPRVRRWILG; from the coding sequence ATGAGTGCGACCGACGGCAAGAGAGATTCCAGCCGAGGGCTGCACCATCCACTGACCTGGCTCGAGTTGATCGCGTCGAACCTTCGACGGCTCGTGATCTTCCTCCTCGGGGTCACGGTGCTCGGCGCCGGCGTGGCCATGCTCGTGCTGCCCGGCCCCGGCCTGATCGTCGCCATCCTCGGTCTGGCGATCCTCGCCACCGAGTTCGCGTGGGCCGAGCGCACCCTCGACCGGGCGAAGGAGCGCACAAAGAAGGTCACCGACCAGATCGACGACAGTCGCTCGGCGCGCGGGCTGCTCCTGCTCTCGGCGGTTGCGTTGGTCGGAGGTGGACTCGTCGCGGTGCTCCTCAGCGAGAGCGCCGGTCTCGGCCTGTCGGCGATCGTGGCCGGCACGTGCGCCATGGCCGTGCTCGTTCCCCGGGTGCGGCGGTGGATCCTGGGCTGA